In Nostoc sp. GT001, a genomic segment contains:
- a CDS encoding ArsC/Spx/MgsR family protein, producing MARVIFYSKPGCKGGTKQKVLLTAASHEVIPHNLLTEPWTVERLRSFFGDRPVAEWFNLSAPKIKSGEVVPEKIDAQTALTLMLKEPLLIRRPLLEVGDRREVGFDVQKIDTWIGLQAVDESLQEISDKLMKQDLQNCSHGPGHHHHNH from the coding sequence ATGGCAAGAGTAATTTTCTATAGCAAACCAGGCTGTAAAGGTGGTACTAAGCAAAAAGTTTTGCTAACAGCTGCTAGTCATGAAGTGATACCACACAATCTGCTAACAGAACCTTGGACAGTTGAGCGGTTGCGTTCTTTTTTTGGCGATCGCCCCGTAGCCGAATGGTTTAATCTTTCCGCTCCCAAGATAAAATCTGGTGAGGTGGTTCCTGAAAAAATCGATGCCCAAACCGCCTTGACGTTGATGCTGAAAGAGCCGTTGTTGATTCGCCGTCCTTTGTTAGAAGTAGGCGATCGCCGTGAGGTAGGATTTGATGTCCAAAAGATTGATACTTGGATTGGCTTACAAGCTGTAGATGAATCCTTGCAAGAAATCAGCGACAAGCTGATGAAGCAAGATTTGCAAAACTGCTCCCACGGTCCTGGTCATCATCACCATAATCATTAG
- a CDS encoding cupin — protein sequence MKGRDWLLTGDGQHQACKSVRAWDLLRENYRLYRFLTEVEDVLNGSDNETNCLPEIRMLVRRLIVNSYWVRSQHLEPSPKTGTSVLLLYDELGFPLTVQTVIFAPGTRSNIHNHGTWGIVAVLKGQEKNTFWRRTNSPEFQDKIEATGEVTLSPGDIISFTPDAIHCVEAVGDEPTVTFNIYGETDPNERFEFDPIKYSAKNF from the coding sequence ATGAAAGGTAGGGATTGGCTACTAACGGGAGACGGTCAGCATCAAGCTTGTAAATCTGTGAGAGCATGGGATTTATTAAGAGAAAATTACCGCCTTTATCGGTTTTTAACTGAGGTGGAAGATGTTCTCAACGGCAGTGATAATGAAACCAATTGTCTGCCAGAAATTCGGATGCTTGTAAGGCGCTTGATCGTAAATTCCTACTGGGTACGAAGTCAACATTTAGAGCCTTCGCCCAAAACGGGAACCTCTGTTTTACTCCTATATGATGAATTAGGTTTTCCCTTAACTGTGCAAACAGTAATATTTGCACCGGGAACCCGTTCAAACATTCATAATCATGGGACATGGGGAATCGTGGCGGTGTTAAAAGGTCAGGAAAAAAATACTTTTTGGCGACGCACTAATAGCCCCGAATTTCAGGACAAAATTGAAGCAACGGGAGAGGTAACTCTATCCCCAGGAGATATTATTAGCTTTACTCCCGATGCAATTCACTGTGTAGAAGCAGTAGGTGATGAACCAACTGTGACTTTTAATATCTACGGCGAAACCGATCCAAATGAGAGATTTGAGTTTGACCCGATTAAGTATAGTGCTAAAAACTTTTAG